GACGATATTCACTTGGGGTAATATTGTTAGCTCTAGCAACAGCTGAGTAATGGGCAGTGTTCAAAGCCTGTGCTGCTGATTTCAACTGCTCTTGGGCTTTAGTATCACTATCGCTGCCGAGGGGTACTATAGTATTGCCCATTTCAGTGAGGAGCGATCGCAGGTCATCGCGCAGATTATTCAGAGAATAGTGACGGTTAGCCTGAATTTGACAGAAAGCCTCTAGCGCCCAGTCTTTTTCTGCACCCCGCTTGCCTGTTTCACGGTCAATTCGCAGTAGAAAAGCAGTTATTTCGTTGGTTTGCAGTATGTGTTCTTTAATCTTGTCGGCGTTGGTATCCTTGTAACCGAAGGGAGGACGTGGGGCCACCCAAACGTGAAACGGCACTTTTGGACGATAGCGGTAGAGCTGTTGGGCGCACTCGGTTGCAGTTTGGGAAACTGCATGGAACACACCGAATACCAAATCAAAATGATATTGGGCAATGTCTACCCCAGTCCCCAGGCTAGGAGAAGTGAACAAAGCATCAAGGTTTTTGACGGCATTGGTGATATCTTTGATGAATGCAATGTTCTCCTCGCTGCCGGAGTTGTCTGAATGCACAGACCAAATGCGTAGTCCCGATAAATGATTGCTGGCTGAGTTGGAATCGGATGATTCTTCTATTTTTATTGTTAGAGACTTTTCAAGCTTCTTAATGAAACGCTTGGAGTCAGAAACCACCATAATTTTCTGACCTGCCATCAGTGCCGCCGAAATCTGTGCGACTATAGCGCTAGAATTATCCCCTTCATACCAGTAAATTGTGCGCTCTCCATTTCGCCACTCGTTTTTGACGATGTAGGGGATTTCGTCTTTGGGGCGCATGGAGCGAAAGAAATCTACGGTTAAATCGTCCATGTGTGCATCAGCGATGACAACCAGTGGGGCGTTGTATACTATATATTCCAGTACCTCCAAGATGGCTGCTCGATGTGCTTTGCAAGTATTACTGTGCAGTAGGTGAGTGAGGTATTGGCAAGCTTCATCAATAAATATGCAGCCGTATGTGAGGGCTTGAGTGTTGAGTTTGTACAAGCTGTCGATAGTAATCGACAGAGCTGTGGCTTGAGCTAAACCCATGTAACCTAAGTCTGAGTACATGGCAGTTCTCAAGCGATCACTGAGATTTTTGAGCAAGTTAACGCGATGCCCGTTGTTGAGGAACCGAGCGTCGGGGTTTTGGTCACGCCACCAACGCATTAATTCGGTTTTGCCCGTACCCATATCGCTCCATAAAACCACAAGTCCTAACTTGGGAAATCTAAATTGTGGGCGAGTATGAGTTTTTTCGTTTGAAATTCCGCCAGAATCCGTCTCTGACACCTCCTTTATCTTTTCTCCTTCAACAGAAGGTGTAAACAACTTTTCTTGAGCAATCTCATAAAGAGCCGGGACGTTGGAGCATTTTTCCTGCAAGTTAGGAATGTTGAGGGCAAGACTCAGATATTGAACGTTGACTGTCACATCGGGTTTATACTTGCTCAGTCCCCATTTTTTCGCCCGATAGCCGCGTTGGTAATCAGCAAGCGATTTGGCATCATCAATAATCGCAGTCAGTAATGCATTGGCATCTTCGCCGCGACCAACCACAAAATCATCCACACCTTTTTCTGGCCCTGGCAGTAATGCAACTTCACAACTAGCACCAGCAGCAACAATAGCCTTACCTGTCCTTACCGTTGCTTGAAAAACCGACCACCGGGTATTGCTTCTGGTTTCGTAGTCGAATAATATAATGAACTTGCGCCCTGGTTGTGCCAATG
This portion of the Nostoc sp. UHCC 0302 genome encodes:
- a CDS encoding plasmid replication protein, CyRepA1 family, translated to MSDSPIEYPNNLTATVYHELTVGSAIHPALLERNFFHIEGEAVYDYLFISDKIPRKNAGRVTDAYIRQYQHLLLGGTWIQSLDPFKNWQPMEWGRIKPNFPRIDWEKGKPVKYESPPKVANRVTYFDVANPVWDQVARRHNIKRHLSPLALRLQDILNPRLFWEWVISHLEIPVILCEGEKKAACLLSMGYVAIALPGIWNGRVGKRDFDERLHPDLVPLAQPGRKFIILFDYETRSNTRWSVFQATVRTGKAIVAAGASCEVALLPGPEKGVDDFVVGRGEDANALLTAIIDDAKSLADYQRGYRAKKWGLSKYKPDVTVNVQYLSLALNIPNLQEKCSNVPALYEIAQEKLFTPSVEGEKIKEVSETDSGGISNEKTHTRPQFRFPKLGLVVLWSDMGTGKTELMRWWRDQNPDARFLNNGHRVNLLKNLSDRLRTAMYSDLGYMGLAQATALSITIDSLYKLNTQALTYGCIFIDEACQYLTHLLHSNTCKAHRAAILEVLEYIVYNAPLVVIADAHMDDLTVDFFRSMRPKDEIPYIVKNEWRNGERTIYWYEGDNSSAIVAQISAALMAGQKIMVVSDSKRFIKKLEKSLTIKIEESSDSNSASNHLSGLRIWSVHSDNSGSEENIAFIKDITNAVKNLDALFTSPSLGTGVDIAQYHFDLVFGVFHAVSQTATECAQQLYRYRPKVPFHVWVAPRPPFGYKDTNADKIKEHILQTNEITAFLLRIDRETGKRGAEKDWALEAFCQIQANRHYSLNNLRDDLRSLLTEMGNTIVPLGSDSDTKAQEQLKSAAQALNTAHYSAVARANNITPSEYRLRQSKDYLSPQDVFECEKFRIWSAYGIEVTPELVEKDAGGRLIRAIASLEAILEKPGDEIVDPITGRQYPSPPKLVTDFDRTERDNLPLCIDWGNYSANWLARFNLGLHHILTSLIAGGEVTASDSELLNMREIALNCAAHIKAILGFTVPSDCEPIWLLATMLEQLGLKLACRKQGKRGQQVKIYSLSVEELEFAKQVIAHRQQQRTLKQGNICYVAQTSDPYQAAIHSQSGVESSQHPVSTPPHNAIGISHYEGGDTTRLEPHSSERTSLLHCVEMLRSAITLGVSALKNTLQRWCSDLRWETVLELEAIAANELRSLELTVPEFYALLSEEVLPIEG